The proteins below are encoded in one region of Nitrososphaerales archaeon:
- a CDS encoding Rieske 2Fe-2S domain-containing protein: MPPAEDGKESGQPDARRPMDEEVLRQKTSRRDFVRVALAFGVVLLAAGIASITRSLLSPAAPPPQPTTITSTGSQTGTVSSSPFPRVKAANVGDLAGGKTVSFNYPLQETPNLLAKLGKKAKGGVGPDGDIVAFSQVCQHLGCIYGFVPAGRSPSCDQTYQASGPVGYCCCHGSVFDLVNGANVVAGPAPRPVPQVMLEYDESSGNIYAVGMLPPTIFGHNTGSDDVLYDLQGGTLVS, from the coding sequence ATGCCGCCTGCTGAGGACGGGAAGGAAAGCGGACAGCCAGACGCCCGACGCCCGATGGACGAAGAGGTCCTGAGGCAGAAAACCTCCAGGAGGGACTTCGTCAGAGTCGCGCTCGCATTCGGCGTTGTCTTGTTAGCTGCCGGGATTGCCTCCATCACGCGATCCCTGCTAAGCCCTGCGGCTCCGCCCCCACAGCCGACTACCATCACTTCCACAGGAAGCCAGACGGGCACGGTGTCGTCCTCGCCATTTCCGAGGGTCAAGGCCGCGAACGTCGGCGACTTGGCCGGGGGCAAGACAGTCAGCTTCAACTATCCGCTCCAGGAGACTCCGAACCTTCTGGCGAAGCTCGGCAAGAAGGCCAAGGGAGGCGTGGGACCCGACGGCGACATCGTCGCATTCAGCCAGGTCTGCCAGCATCTCGGTTGCATCTACGGGTTCGTGCCCGCGGGCAGATCTCCCTCATGCGACCAGACCTACCAGGCGTCTGGCCCCGTGGGCTACTGTTGCTGTCACGGCAGCGTCTTCGACCTCGTCAACGGAGCGAATGTGGTCGCCGGTCCAGCGCCGAGGCCAGTCCCCCAGGTGATGCTCGAATACGACGAGTCAAGTGGCAACATCTACGCAGTCGGCATGCTGCCGCCGACCATCTTCGGCCACAACACTGGGAGCGATGACGTGCTCTACGACCTCCAGGGCGGGACGCTGGTGAGCTAG
- a CDS encoding DUF4349 domain-containing protein, with translation MSRFGGVSLKAVAAGLLAFIVIGGFALALLGVNGGGVYSNGAAAPGLYTGSVYNKEFSSVQGALNGVFSFGPLSGLSTSVSTATMTATTEAIPQPPTVVLGGQRSTGSTGPQSQAGGPSGNGSRLVEFFSNVTMESPNPSSLASRVIGLAYSVGGYVAYQSTYSGSSYVIIRVPASTYEQVLSQVQTMGNVTSLTSTSNDVTVQYTNLNATLVSLEAEQQALLRLINVSTTVNDTLAIEARLQSVDAQINFVQSEILQTQRLVTYSTIAVSISKSVQPKPLSMTLSATPKSGVSPLGVTFNAVVNGGSQPYLVNYNFGDGTSQQGQIVIHQFYGAGDYNVTVSATDSTGNVMMASAMVHVSAAPTSVGFGDFPTTLANLLVRVVEGIAEVAVIVLPAAGVLALVILPFRRRSRARNEVKQG, from the coding sequence ATGAGCAGGTTCGGCGGAGTCTCTTTGAAGGCTGTGGCAGCGGGGCTCCTCGCATTCATAGTGATCGGCGGCTTCGCGCTGGCTCTGCTGGGTGTGAACGGAGGCGGCGTCTATTCGAACGGGGCCGCAGCGCCAGGTCTCTACACAGGCAGCGTGTACAACAAGGAGTTCTCATCTGTCCAAGGCGCACTCAACGGCGTGTTCAGCTTCGGCCCCCTGAGTGGACTCTCCACTTCTGTTTCGACAGCGACTATGACTGCGACCACGGAAGCGATTCCGCAGCCTCCCACCGTAGTTCTGGGAGGACAGCGTTCGACTGGGTCCACGGGGCCACAAAGTCAGGCCGGAGGCCCATCGGGCAACGGCAGTCGCCTCGTCGAGTTCTTCAGCAACGTCACGATGGAATCGCCCAACCCGTCGTCGCTTGCCTCGAGGGTAATCGGACTGGCATACTCCGTCGGAGGTTACGTCGCATACCAGTCCACGTACAGCGGCTCATCGTATGTAATCATCAGGGTCCCAGCCTCGACATACGAGCAGGTGCTGAGCCAGGTGCAGACCATGGGGAACGTCACAAGCCTGACATCGACCTCGAACGATGTGACGGTGCAGTACACCAATCTCAACGCGACGCTCGTGTCGCTGGAAGCAGAGCAGCAGGCGCTGCTCCGCCTGATCAATGTGTCGACCACGGTTAACGACACTCTGGCAATAGAGGCCCGTCTGCAGTCGGTCGACGCGCAGATCAACTTCGTCCAGAGCGAGATACTCCAGACGCAGAGGCTCGTCACCTACTCTACAATCGCCGTCTCGATCTCGAAGTCGGTCCAGCCCAAACCGCTCTCGATGACGCTCAGCGCGACGCCGAAGAGCGGCGTCAGCCCCCTCGGCGTGACGTTCAACGCAGTCGTGAACGGAGGAAGTCAGCCGTATCTCGTCAACTACAACTTCGGCGACGGAACCTCGCAGCAGGGGCAGATAGTAATCCACCAATTCTACGGAGCGGGGGACTACAACGTGACGGTCTCCGCCACCGACTCGACCGGCAACGTGATGATGGCCTCGGCAATGGTCCATGTCTCAGCCGCGCCCACATCAGTCGGGTTCGGCGATTTCCCCACTACACTGGCCAACCTACTTGTTCGCGTCGTAGAGGGAATCGCTGAGGTCGCTGTCATCGTACTGCCCGCTGCCGGCGTCCTCGCGCTCGTGATCCTTCCGTTCAGAAGGCGGAGCAGGGCTCGCAACGAAGTCAAGCAGGGCTAG
- a CDS encoding nucleoside phosphorylase translates to MARAHKVTFPKAGEKQRFESVIRAERFILDLYKGHVPKVPKRIVIIFDHVFEKELAHRLGLKAADGLYPYAHGGWIARNRSFALLRIGIGAPLASVAVEELIAMGARSFLILGTAGGLEKPEAGRLVLCTKALRDEGTSHHYLPNSMYVEPDKVLTGRLVSALRKERIEFIKGPTWTIDAPYMESKEELDIYASKGILTVEMEAAAVFAVAKVRKAKAAAAFVVSDVLTKKGWSGFVAGRRKTDFENLAAVARLFARVGLGKNY, encoded by the coding sequence TTGGCGCGCGCCCATAAGGTGACATTCCCGAAGGCGGGGGAGAAGCAGAGGTTCGAGTCTGTAATCCGGGCTGAACGGTTCATCCTCGACCTGTACAAGGGACACGTCCCGAAGGTTCCGAAGAGGATTGTCATCATCTTCGACCACGTCTTCGAGAAGGAGTTGGCTCACAGGCTCGGCCTCAAAGCCGCGGACGGGTTGTATCCCTACGCGCATGGTGGCTGGATTGCTCGGAACCGCAGTTTTGCTCTCTTGAGGATAGGGATAGGCGCACCCTTGGCATCGGTGGCCGTCGAGGAGTTGATCGCAATGGGGGCGAGGAGCTTCCTCATATTGGGGACGGCCGGCGGACTCGAGAAACCGGAGGCTGGCAGGCTTGTCTTGTGCACGAAGGCGTTGAGGGACGAGGGCACGTCACACCACTACCTCCCGAACTCGATGTACGTGGAACCAGACAAAGTGCTCACTGGTAGACTGGTGTCGGCCTTAAGGAAGGAAAGAATCGAATTCATCAAGGGGCCAACATGGACGATAGATGCCCCGTACATGGAGAGCAAAGAGGAGCTGGATATCTACGCCAGCAAGGGGATCCTGACTGTCGAGATGGAGGCGGCGGCCGTCTTTGCAGTGGCGAAGGTCAGGAAGGCGAAGGCTGCAGCCGCGTTCGTAGTCTCAGACGTCCTGACGAAGAAGGGATGGTCGGGCTTCGTCGCGGGCAGAAGGAAGACTGACTTCGAGAACCTCGCGGCTGTTGCCAGGCTCTTTGCGAGGGTCGGCCTGGGCAAGAATTATTAG
- a CDS encoding CoA-binding protein has translation MASSTVSPEDVIRKYRVVAVVGASKNPEKEAFTVPAYLKEHGFTIIPINPTTDNVNGAKAYPSLADLPADIAKRVDVVEVFRPSEELPQVAQQVVDMKNRTERPFVFWAQTGLENEEAKGILGKGKVDYVMDACMRVVHQLYGN, from the coding sequence TTGGCAAGCTCGACTGTATCCCCCGAGGACGTAATCAGGAAGTACAGGGTCGTGGCCGTGGTCGGCGCTTCGAAGAACCCGGAGAAGGAGGCGTTCACCGTCCCTGCGTACCTGAAAGAACACGGCTTCACAATCATACCGATCAACCCCACGACAGACAACGTGAACGGAGCAAAGGCGTATCCGTCGCTGGCCGACTTGCCAGCAGACATCGCGAAGAGAGTCGATGTTGTCGAGGTCTTCAGGCCGTCGGAGGAGCTCCCCCAGGTGGCGCAGCAGGTTGTCGATATGAAGAACAGGACGGAAAGGCCGTTCGTCTTTTGGGCGCAGACAGGGCTGGAGAACGAGGAGGCGAAGGGAATCCTCGGGAAGGGAAAGGTCGACTACGTCATGGACGCGTGCATGAGGGTCGTCCACCAACTCTACGGCAACTAG
- a CDS encoding DMT family transporter: protein MLNPVYGLVPSFIWAFSPIYYRVFMKRFDSLTLNLIRTSTASLVLLLPALYFGFGHGFYYALASGAVTLAVGDTLFLRSIREMGASVAAPVVYTYVLFVQLAAPAVGEVVPLTNFLAAAMVIAGVYILSRDKGGKPRAKGIAFGIGAGLVWTVGQELIKVATNTGGSVVTITFGRNAAAAVGIGLAVLASGRLKRWPEGVTAKELAFVAFIAATDLVVGSLFFVYSISLVGLALTVILTSLSPLLTQAFSKALGKESPSRMEFLGGVIIVAALVLAVAL, encoded by the coding sequence TTGCTCAACCCCGTCTACGGACTTGTCCCGTCATTCATCTGGGCGTTCAGTCCGATATACTACCGCGTCTTCATGAAGAGGTTCGACTCCCTCACCCTCAATCTGATTAGGACTTCGACAGCTTCGCTCGTCCTCCTCCTGCCGGCGCTCTACTTCGGCTTCGGCCATGGGTTCTACTACGCACTCGCCAGCGGGGCAGTCACCCTCGCCGTGGGGGACACGCTATTCCTGCGGTCTATTCGCGAGATGGGCGCCTCGGTCGCCGCGCCAGTCGTATACACATACGTACTCTTCGTACAGCTTGCAGCCCCGGCAGTCGGAGAGGTCGTCCCGCTGACCAACTTCTTGGCGGCCGCCATGGTCATCGCGGGTGTCTACATTCTCTCAAGGGACAAGGGGGGCAAGCCTAGGGCCAAGGGCATAGCGTTCGGTATCGGCGCTGGCCTCGTCTGGACTGTTGGCCAGGAGCTGATCAAGGTGGCGACCAACACGGGAGGGAGCGTGGTGACAATCACGTTCGGGAGGAACGCGGCAGCCGCTGTAGGGATCGGGCTTGCCGTGCTCGCATCTGGGAGGCTGAAGAGGTGGCCAGAGGGCGTGACAGCCAAGGAGCTCGCCTTCGTCGCCTTCATCGCCGCAACTGACCTAGTGGTGGGCTCGCTCTTCTTCGTGTACTCCATCTCTCTCGTCGGTCTCGCACTGACAGTGATTCTGACCAGTCTCTCGCCGCTGCTCACCCAGGCCTTCTCCAAGGCGCTCGGAAAGGAGAGCCCTTCGAGGATGGAGTTCCTGGGCGGAGTCATAATAGTGGCCGCCCTAGTCCTGGCAGTGGCCCTCTAA
- a CDS encoding MFS transporter yields the protein MQYKYVVLTNTTIGAFMAILDANVVLIALPTIIARLPGTSTFDGVWIIMGYMLITATLLLTFGRLSDVFGRVRLYTLGFAVFTVGSALCSLSPNGTALVAFRLVQGTGGALIFSNSTAILTDVFPPQERGKALGINQVAGTVGSVGGLVVGGILTGSLGWQSIFWINIPVGAFATVWAYTRLRETSSPSRGERLDPIGNALFAVGLSAFLLGLTLGAISGWSVALVGTTLVGLAMLGAFVFVESKVKFPMMDLSLFRNRAFSAGILSNLLSFVARGALSLMLVFYFQGALGLNALSAGLMLVPFSLAFVSFGPLSGYLSDRFGSRWFATAGVLISAGAIFWFSVFPFGAPYGELVIPMVMAGIGGGMFIAPNIASIMNATPPARRGVASGMSSTLVNTGFLLSLGFAFAIMAVSVPISTLQAIFAGQAVTIDPLGIQLFIGSMRKVFMVMAAVSLIAAIPASMTGPRVSQKVYTGEQVE from the coding sequence TTGCAGTACAAGTATGTAGTCCTGACCAACACGACGATAGGCGCGTTCATGGCGATCCTCGACGCCAACGTCGTGCTGATTGCCCTCCCTACGATCATAGCGAGGCTGCCAGGGACCAGCACCTTTGACGGGGTTTGGATAATCATGGGATACATGCTGATCACTGCGACGCTGCTCCTGACTTTCGGCAGGCTATCCGACGTGTTCGGCAGGGTTAGGTTATACACACTCGGCTTCGCGGTCTTCACGGTCGGCTCTGCATTGTGCAGCCTCTCTCCCAACGGCACCGCGCTAGTTGCGTTCCGGCTGGTCCAGGGGACCGGGGGCGCTCTGATCTTCTCCAACAGCACTGCAATCCTGACAGATGTCTTCCCCCCGCAGGAGAGGGGCAAGGCGCTCGGAATCAATCAAGTGGCGGGCACCGTGGGGTCGGTCGGGGGCCTTGTCGTCGGGGGGATTCTGACTGGTTCCCTCGGTTGGCAGTCTATCTTCTGGATCAACATCCCGGTCGGAGCTTTCGCAACAGTTTGGGCCTACACGAGGTTGAGGGAGACTTCCTCGCCGAGCAGAGGGGAGAGGTTGGACCCAATCGGCAACGCGCTATTCGCTGTCGGGCTCTCGGCATTCCTCCTGGGCCTGACACTCGGCGCCATATCGGGTTGGAGCGTGGCGCTAGTGGGGACTACCCTCGTGGGGCTTGCGATGCTCGGCGCTTTCGTCTTCGTCGAATCCAAGGTCAAGTTCCCCATGATGGACCTGTCGCTGTTTAGGAACAGGGCGTTTTCCGCTGGCATACTCAGCAACCTTCTCAGCTTCGTGGCGAGGGGGGCCCTCTCGCTCATGCTCGTCTTCTACTTCCAGGGCGCGCTGGGACTCAACGCCCTGTCGGCCGGCCTGATGCTTGTGCCCTTCTCGCTCGCGTTCGTGAGCTTCGGGCCCCTCAGCGGCTACCTGTCGGACAGGTTCGGCTCGAGATGGTTCGCTACAGCAGGAGTCCTCATTAGCGCCGGAGCGATCTTTTGGTTCTCAGTATTCCCCTTCGGCGCGCCATACGGCGAGCTTGTGATACCTATGGTCATGGCTGGGATAGGAGGAGGGATGTTCATCGCGCCAAACATAGCGTCAATCATGAACGCTACACCGCCTGCAAGGAGGGGCGTCGCATCCGGGATGTCTTCGACGTTGGTCAACACCGGCTTCCTTTTGAGCTTGGGCTTCGCGTTCGCAATCATGGCTGTGAGCGTGCCAATCTCCACTCTGCAGGCTATCTTCGCAGGACAGGCTGTGACGATCGACCCACTGGGTATCCAGCTGTTCATCGGTTCTATGCGCAAGGTCTTCATGGTGATGGCTGCTGTGAGCCTCATCGCAGCAATCCCCGCCTCCATGACGGGCCCTCGGGTCAGCCAAAAGGTCTATACGGGCGAGCAGGTCGAGTAG
- a CDS encoding YHS domain-containing protein, whose protein sequence is MATDPVCKMRVDEKSARFKSDHKGTTYYFCSAGCM, encoded by the coding sequence TTGGCAACGGACCCGGTCTGCAAGATGAGGGTGGACGAGAAGTCGGCCAGGTTCAAGTCTGACCACAAGGGAACGACCTACTACTTCTGCTCCGCAGGGTGCATGTAG
- a CDS encoding DUF87 domain-containing protein, which produces MTQSSAFDDMDGEFDARLKRTTIATRTSKSEGRELTVSNPLAILEARFSYKVLDRLYSPSFAAIERNVDGETRYVIYEVVGVTPTHYQLSGVDSSMPTLLRKEYLDTIKESWGKSQETWIDLAAIPTFYVARVSGQDLEFSRAPHVPLPGARAFLLSKSAVEKFLCEEQGEEIGRMSGFDLPYTASMDNLIRYHCGFFGFSLDHYEPIVYRKDGQLIIEPIGDLVDRHFVDSKEGRAYTASVEVLSFDRESMDVKWSPVQYVFRHRYEGKLLRFRARTGRAVTVTPGHSLFVLRDGRIQCLPSDELRVGDSLVGSRTLLSEQSQPITCDLAEICKGDGEGISVVGVQPEAFSALDSRIPSWKRSRWRHSRALPLTYWERLGEESRKNGRLSYKGCRQPTPTRLVVDSDLAKLLGYFAAEGHVSIRARCSYKVEFTLSRTDLQIVRDLRRILSNKFGIAPRTSKHGKNAIRISFNHRILARLFSSLVGHGAANKRVPLVVLNSPVEVRRAFLQAWALGDYGVTVSQALMNDVMYMLSLEGTVATVSRWLPNTRTVIEGRPVNARPRFQLRFPRARELQVDRVRPRRGRAEPSFPATQLPKSLHSMLQHPSHVARSGLRVGRRLLEEVGGRIERLESYQGLPKSADEARHDGVYRRGFERYLTKNGNAVAVTQLLLEADHEFEYVRRLVDSELTFYEIEAIEEVAPTSPFVYDVSVPGDESFLAGFGGVFCHNTGSGKSNLSSSLIRRALSRDPSLTVVILDIAGEYTVNLLDLLGKDAKVLSTEIFDSAEEFVSSQTIPESLEDSVGRKAIEDALAAVYKGGVERLSLRQEGGIDLGWIQTLLENAAESGKAGGTAAKIGLSSFTLELYETRSLRPSAKLTDLDDEARKALALQLTDVRGKVHQMSGLKGDLDLIIEMLESGASGDQASSRLNPERLAERLAKGAGAKLNILYLPEPMMARQATERLIRRLLFLKKKHGNKQRVLVVLDEAQEYIPDEHTEREFTTQSNRAVEQLLRQGRKYRVHCWMATQRVARLNVNALQQLHSYFVSTLPRMYDRMVIADAFALPYEVLERSADLGTGEWLFVSFKASKQRNVPVFLKTENNESYVVDSLK; this is translated from the coding sequence TTGACACAGTCCAGTGCATTCGACGACATGGACGGGGAGTTCGACGCGAGGCTCAAGCGCACCACAATCGCGACCAGGACATCCAAGAGCGAGGGCAGGGAGCTTACAGTCTCCAACCCGCTGGCAATCCTTGAAGCTCGCTTCAGCTACAAGGTCCTCGACAGGCTTTACTCGCCGAGCTTCGCTGCAATAGAAAGGAACGTCGACGGTGAGACGCGATACGTCATTTACGAGGTCGTCGGGGTAACACCAACCCACTACCAGCTCTCAGGGGTGGACTCCTCGATGCCCACACTCCTCAGGAAGGAGTACCTGGACACGATCAAGGAGAGCTGGGGCAAGTCCCAGGAAACGTGGATCGACCTCGCAGCCATTCCGACCTTCTACGTGGCAAGGGTGTCTGGTCAGGACCTGGAGTTTTCCAGGGCCCCTCACGTGCCACTGCCCGGGGCAAGGGCGTTTCTGCTCTCCAAGTCAGCAGTGGAGAAGTTCCTCTGCGAGGAGCAGGGCGAGGAGATCGGAAGGATGTCTGGGTTCGACCTCCCTTACACAGCCAGCATGGACAACCTGATTCGTTACCACTGCGGTTTCTTCGGCTTCAGCCTCGACCACTACGAGCCGATCGTCTACAGAAAGGACGGTCAACTGATCATTGAGCCAATCGGAGACTTGGTCGACCGACACTTCGTCGACTCAAAGGAAGGCCGGGCCTACACAGCGTCCGTAGAGGTCCTCAGTTTCGACCGAGAATCGATGGACGTCAAGTGGTCTCCTGTCCAGTACGTCTTCAGGCATCGCTACGAGGGCAAGCTGCTTAGGTTTCGCGCCAGGACTGGAAGAGCTGTGACCGTAACGCCAGGGCATTCGCTCTTCGTGCTAAGAGACGGGAGAATCCAATGCCTGCCGTCCGATGAGCTTCGCGTGGGCGACTCGCTGGTCGGGAGCAGGACGTTGCTCTCCGAGCAGTCACAACCAATCACTTGCGACTTGGCGGAGATTTGCAAGGGGGATGGGGAGGGGATTTCAGTGGTCGGTGTCCAGCCGGAAGCGTTCAGCGCCCTGGATTCGAGGATTCCGAGTTGGAAGCGGTCGCGATGGAGGCATTCCAGAGCGCTTCCGCTCACCTACTGGGAGAGGTTGGGCGAGGAATCTCGAAAGAATGGGCGACTTAGCTACAAGGGATGCCGGCAGCCGACGCCAACAAGGCTCGTGGTCGATTCCGACCTGGCGAAGTTGCTAGGCTATTTCGCAGCCGAGGGACATGTCAGCATCAGAGCGCGATGCTCGTACAAGGTCGAGTTCACCCTGAGCAGGACTGACCTGCAAATAGTCAGGGACCTCAGACGCATCCTAAGCAACAAGTTCGGGATAGCGCCGAGAACGTCGAAGCACGGGAAGAACGCCATCCGCATCTCGTTCAACCACAGGATTCTCGCTCGGCTCTTCTCGAGCCTTGTCGGTCACGGCGCAGCTAACAAGAGGGTGCCGCTCGTGGTCCTGAACTCGCCTGTCGAGGTCAGGAGGGCATTCCTACAAGCGTGGGCATTAGGGGACTACGGGGTCACCGTTTCTCAAGCGCTGATGAACGACGTGATGTACATGCTCTCGCTCGAAGGCACTGTAGCCACGGTCAGCAGATGGCTACCCAACACGCGCACGGTCATCGAAGGGAGGCCAGTCAATGCACGCCCGCGATTCCAGCTTCGGTTCCCGCGAGCCAGGGAACTCCAGGTCGACAGAGTGCGACCCAGGAGAGGGAGGGCGGAGCCGAGCTTCCCTGCGACTCAGCTCCCGAAGTCATTACACTCGATGCTCCAACACCCATCCCACGTTGCACGTTCTGGACTGCGTGTGGGGAGAAGATTGCTGGAAGAGGTCGGTGGCAGGATTGAGAGGTTGGAATCCTATCAAGGCCTGCCCAAGTCTGCAGACGAAGCCAGACACGACGGCGTCTACAGGAGAGGCTTTGAGAGGTACCTCACGAAGAATGGAAACGCAGTTGCCGTCACGCAGCTTCTCCTGGAAGCTGACCACGAGTTCGAATACGTCAGACGCCTCGTTGACTCTGAACTTACGTTCTACGAAATCGAAGCGATTGAGGAGGTCGCTCCGACCTCCCCATTCGTCTACGACGTGTCCGTGCCGGGGGACGAGAGCTTTCTCGCAGGTTTCGGCGGAGTGTTCTGCCACAACACCGGTTCAGGCAAGAGCAACCTCTCGAGCTCGCTGATACGGCGGGCGCTCAGCAGGGACCCAAGCCTGACCGTAGTGATTCTGGACATCGCCGGCGAGTACACCGTCAACCTTCTGGACCTCCTCGGAAAGGACGCCAAGGTCCTCAGCACTGAGATCTTCGACTCAGCCGAGGAGTTCGTCAGCTCCCAGACAATCCCGGAGAGCCTTGAGGACTCTGTCGGGAGGAAGGCGATAGAAGACGCGCTCGCAGCGGTCTACAAGGGTGGCGTCGAGAGGCTCTCGCTCCGTCAGGAAGGTGGGATTGACCTCGGTTGGATACAGACGCTGCTCGAGAACGCGGCGGAGAGCGGAAAGGCGGGAGGGACGGCTGCGAAGATAGGGCTGTCGTCATTCACATTGGAGCTCTACGAGACGCGGAGCCTACGTCCGAGCGCGAAGCTCACAGACCTCGACGACGAGGCGAGGAAGGCGCTGGCATTGCAACTGACGGACGTGCGCGGGAAGGTCCACCAGATGTCCGGGTTGAAGGGAGACCTCGACCTCATAATAGAGATGCTCGAATCCGGGGCCTCAGGCGATCAGGCGAGCTCGAGGCTCAACCCCGAGAGGCTGGCAGAGCGGCTGGCGAAGGGGGCTGGAGCCAAGCTGAATATTCTCTACCTGCCGGAGCCGATGATGGCGAGGCAGGCCACTGAGAGGCTCATCCGCCGCCTGCTCTTCTTGAAGAAGAAGCACGGGAACAAGCAGCGTGTCCTAGTAGTGCTCGACGAGGCGCAGGAGTACATCCCTGACGAGCACACGGAGAGGGAGTTCACAACCCAGTCGAACCGCGCTGTGGAGCAGCTGCTCCGTCAGGGGAGGAAGTACAGGGTCCACTGCTGGATGGCCACCCAGAGGGTGGCGAGGCTGAACGTCAACGCTCTCCAGCAGCTCCACAGCTACTTCGTCAGCACGCTCCCAAGGATGTACGACAGAATGGTGATAGCCGACGCCTTCGCCCTCCCGTACGAGGTCTTGGAGCGCTCGGCCGACCTGGGGACTGGCGAATGGCTCTTCGTTTCATTCAAGGCTTCGAAGCAGAGGAACGTCCCGGTCTTCCTGAAGACAGAGAACAACGAGTCCTACGTCGTTGACAGCCTGAAGTGA
- a CDS encoding nucleotidyltransferase family protein, with product MESVIMLPANGLEAAQQVIDFGETRGVRLRLLGGLAFKLLCPSSREARYYRENKDIDLMGRREDCREVMKIMETLGYKSREVFNKLSMGRRLIYYDMVNRRRVDIFLDEFEMCHKFNFKDSLAPDSYTLPLTELMMTKLQVVEKTEKEYLDLVAAFHDYDVTNGSGEIEGNKIAEACSKDWGVYATFTKSLAALLGWAQTLGSDDRSVVVPRIERLTGMIESKPKGLSWKMRARIGEKARWYEIPDSDGDTMLD from the coding sequence ATGGAAAGCGTCATCATGCTTCCGGCCAACGGGCTGGAGGCAGCTCAGCAAGTGATTGACTTCGGCGAGACGCGAGGGGTGAGGTTGAGGCTCCTCGGCGGGCTGGCGTTCAAGCTGCTCTGCCCCAGCTCACGCGAGGCGCGCTACTACAGGGAGAACAAGGACATCGACCTGATGGGGAGACGTGAAGACTGCAGGGAGGTCATGAAAATCATGGAAACGCTCGGTTACAAGTCCCGCGAGGTCTTCAACAAGCTGAGTATGGGGAGGCGTTTGATCTACTACGACATGGTCAACAGGCGGAGGGTGGACATCTTCCTTGACGAGTTCGAGATGTGCCACAAGTTCAACTTCAAGGACAGCTTGGCCCCCGATTCGTACACCCTGCCGCTCACTGAGCTTATGATGACCAAGCTGCAGGTCGTAGAGAAGACGGAGAAGGAGTACCTCGACCTTGTAGCAGCCTTCCACGACTATGACGTCACGAACGGCAGCGGGGAGATTGAAGGAAACAAGATTGCCGAGGCATGCTCGAAGGACTGGGGAGTCTACGCGACGTTCACCAAGAGCCTCGCCGCCCTCCTGGGATGGGCCCAGACACTGGGAAGCGACGACAGAAGCGTGGTCGTCCCAAGAATAGAGAGGTTGACAGGCATGATCGAGTCGAAGCCGAAGGGACTCTCCTGGAAGATGAGGGCGAGAATCGGAGAGAAGGCGAGGTGGTATGAGATACCCGATTCTGACGGCGACACGATGCTCGACTAG
- a CDS encoding 4a-hydroxytetrahydrobiopterin dehydratase, with the protein MPRLLTSREIRAKLKGLSGWRHRGKFIVKTFEFDKFMDGIAFLNLVARVAEQQEHHPDINVRYTTVRLSIQTHSEGGVTSWDIGLAKAIEKLHPKTHK; encoded by the coding sequence TTGCCTCGACTTCTCACATCGAGAGAGATCAGGGCGAAGCTGAAGGGCCTGAGTGGCTGGAGACATCGGGGAAAGTTCATCGTCAAGACGTTCGAGTTCGACAAGTTCATGGACGGAATCGCGTTCCTGAATCTGGTCGCGAGGGTTGCCGAACAGCAGGAGCATCACCCCGACATCAACGTCAGGTACACGACTGTCAGACTGTCGATACAGACACATTCGGAGGGGGGCGTCACGAGCTGGGACATAGGCCTCGCCAAGGCAATCGAGAAGCTACACCCAAAGACCCACAAGTAG